A section of the Candidatus Omnitrophota bacterium genome encodes:
- a CDS encoding cupin domain-containing protein has protein sequence MDNESQLAKAKAEDLADYISYSDGSIVSKTLLDKKAGTVTLFAFDSGQGLSEHRAPFDAMVYILDGCAKIFIAGKPQNAAAGQIIVMPANIPHAIKAQERFKMLLIMIRS, from the coding sequence GTGGATAATGAAAGTCAACTAGCAAAGGCCAAAGCAGAAGATCTAGCAGATTATATTTCTTATAGTGATGGTTCTATTGTTAGTAAGACCTTGTTGGATAAGAAGGCCGGGACTGTTACCCTTTTTGCATTTGATAGCGGTCAGGGTTTAAGCGAACACAGAGCGCCATTTGATGCCATGGTTTATATCTTAGATGGATGCGCTAAAATATTTATCGCTGGTAAACCTCAAAACGCAGCTGCGGGTCAGATTATAGTTATGCCTGCCAATATTCCCCATGCAATAAAAGCTCAAGAAAGATTTAAGATGCTACTTATTATGATACGCTCTTAA
- a CDS encoding DUF481 domain-containing protein, with amino-acid sequence MSSLFRYSIIKIILINIFVFSFSISAFAEQVFLKNGDRISGEIIEDDTGAIKINSEATGVISIERSFVERILKDEKAKETDLAGEVPKAWERKISLGFNKSGGNTQQSQLAFSLFANRKSEFNEFTVGAEAFYSSSENKMDTQRSSVFIRYASSFGEELNWYNFYKFEAEHDRFADIDYRLVPSIGLGYWFSDEESFKALSECGLGLEHTKFRIDNKDNDEIIIIPRVFLEKKLVHDSRISQDLLLYPTLDEWSRYRLHSETSFLNPISDSLSIRLSFIDDYNSDPPGNTKKNDFRLISALEYSF; translated from the coding sequence ATGTCTAGCCTTTTTAGGTATTCAATTATAAAAATAATTCTTATAAATATTTTCGTTTTTTCTTTCTCTATTAGCGCCTTTGCTGAGCAGGTATTCTTGAAGAATGGCGATAGGATTAGCGGTGAAATCATTGAAGATGATACAGGGGCGATTAAAATCAACAGCGAGGCAACAGGAGTAATTTCTATTGAAAGAAGTTTTGTCGAGCGCATCCTCAAAGATGAGAAGGCCAAAGAAACAGACCTTGCTGGAGAAGTTCCTAAGGCCTGGGAAAGAAAGATCTCATTAGGTTTTAATAAGTCAGGCGGAAATACACAGCAGAGCCAGTTGGCATTTTCTTTATTTGCTAATCGTAAAAGCGAATTTAATGAATTTACAGTTGGTGCTGAGGCATTTTATTCTTCTTCAGAAAATAAAATGGACACTCAGAGATCCAGCGTTTTCATACGTTATGCCTCTAGTTTTGGTGAAGAGCTCAACTGGTATAATTTTTACAAATTTGAAGCTGAGCATGATAGATTCGCTGATATAGATTATCGTTTGGTGCCATCAATTGGTTTAGGCTATTGGTTTTCTGATGAAGAGTCTTTCAAGGCGCTGTCTGAATGCGGTTTAGGCCTTGAGCATACAAAATTTAGGATAGATAATAAAGATAATGATGAGATTATTATAATTCCACGCGTCTTCCTAGAAAAGAAACTTGTGCATGATTCGAGGATATCACAGGATTTACTTTTATATCCAACATTGGATGAATGGAGCCGGTACAGGTTGCATTCTGAGACCTCCTTTTTAAATCCTATCAGCGACAGTTTGTCAATCCGCCTTAGTTTTATTGATGACTATAATTCTGACCCTCCCGGCAATACCAAAAAAAATGATTTTCGTTTGATATCCGCTTTAGAATATTCTTTTTAA
- the dtd gene encoding D-tyrosyl-tRNA(Tyr) deacylase, giving the protein MRILVQRIKTARVIVESQQAAAIGQGLLLFVGISKDDTLNDLEYLCNKVLNLRIFPDSEGKMNLSIRQINAEILSVPQFTLYADISKGNRPGFEEAAESPVAKGLWEKFDSLLIENGVIVKRGVFGVDMQVELVNDGPLTIWLDSKKKGGGS; this is encoded by the coding sequence ATGAGAATACTAGTTCAGCGCATCAAGACGGCAAGAGTGATTGTTGAATCTCAACAGGCTGCGGCTATTGGCCAGGGTTTATTGCTTTTTGTTGGCATAAGCAAAGATGATACCCTGAATGATCTGGAATATCTTTGCAACAAAGTACTTAATTTACGTATCTTCCCAGATAGCGAGGGAAAGATGAATTTAAGTATAAGACAGATAAATGCTGAAATTTTAAGCGTGCCTCAGTTTACGCTTTATGCTGATATAAGTAAGGGAAACCGTCCTGGTTTTGAAGAGGCAGCAGAGTCTCCAGTTGCAAAAGGACTTTGGGAGAAGTTTGATTCTTTACTTATTGAGAATGGCGTGATTGTCAAGAGGGGTGTTTTTGGTGTGGATATGCAGGTGGAATTGGTTAACGATGGTCCCCTGACAATATGGCTTGATTCAAAAAAAAAGGGGGGGGGGTCTTAA
- a CDS encoding Rrf2 family transcriptional regulator has translation MKLLTRDTDYAVRALLFIARQNRKIVSVRELVRELRIPKPFLRKILQILNQKKLLHSFKGQGGGFRLARPAERILLTDLISIFQGKVRFNECMFKKSICPEIKICALKKRLDEIERYVVKKLSSITIGLLLKEERASYGKKKDYKNR, from the coding sequence ATGAAGCTACTTACACGTGATACTGATTATGCAGTTAGGGCGCTCCTGTTTATAGCTAGACAGAACAGGAAGATAGTCTCTGTCAGGGAGTTGGTCAGGGAGTTAAGGATTCCCAAGCCATTCTTAAGAAAGATTTTACAGATCCTGAATCAAAAGAAATTGCTGCATTCTTTTAAAGGTCAAGGCGGTGGGTTTAGATTAGCCAGGCCTGCTGAGAGGATATTGTTGACTGATTTGATATCAATATTTCAGGGAAAGGTAAGATTTAACGAATGTATGTTTAAAAAGAGTATTTGTCCTGAAATAAAGATATGCGCGCTTAAGAAGAGATTAGATGAAATTGAACGATATGTAGTAAAAAAATTAAGCTCAATCACGATAGGGTTATTGTTAAAAGAAGAAAGGGCCAGCTATGGCAAAAAGAAAGATTATAAGAATCGATGA
- a CDS encoding 4Fe-4S binding protein, translated as MAKRKIIRIDEEKCNGCGLCIPNCPEGALQMIDKKARLISDLCCDGLGACIGYCPEGAITVEEREAGEYDEKKVMENIARQGKNVIKAHLEHLKEHGQTKYFKQALEFLKERNIEVPLEVKASHSAMAHSGCPGSRIMDFRSKKEPKNRKASKTVGVSQLRQWPVQITLVPPFAPYLNNADLLIAADCVPFAYADFHQDLLKDKVLLVGCPKLDDVDSYEEKITQVLTNNNIKSITYAHMEVPCCFGLIEPIKSAIKVSGKDVAFKEVVIGIKGERQK; from the coding sequence ATGGCAAAAAGAAAGATTATAAGAATCGATGAAGAAAAGTGCAATGGTTGCGGTTTGTGCATTCCAAATTGTCCGGAAGGCGCATTGCAGATGATAGATAAAAAGGCAAGGCTTATAAGCGACCTTTGTTGTGATGGTTTAGGTGCTTGTATTGGTTATTGTCCGGAAGGAGCTATAACCGTAGAAGAAAGAGAAGCAGGCGAGTATGATGAAAAAAAGGTTATGGAGAATATCGCAAGGCAGGGCAAGAATGTTATAAAAGCGCACTTAGAGCACCTTAAAGAACATGGTCAGACTAAGTATTTTAAGCAGGCACTTGAGTTCTTGAAAGAGAGAAACATAGAAGTACCTCTAGAAGTTAAGGCCTCACATAGTGCCATGGCGCATTCTGGCTGTCCGGGTTCAAGGATCATGGATTTTAGAAGTAAAAAAGAGCCAAAGAACAGAAAGGCGTCAAAAACAGTCGGAGTATCTCAATTAAGACAATGGCCAGTCCAAATCACGCTTGTACCGCCATTTGCCCCTTATTTAAATAATGCAGACCTATTAATTGCTGCTGATTGTGTGCCTTTTGCCTACGCTGATTTTCACCAGGACCTACTTAAGGATAAGGTCTTGCTTGTGGGTTGCCCTAAATTGGATGATGTAGATTCCTATGAGGAAAAGATCACTCAAGTTTTGACTAATAATAATATAAAATCAATAACCTATGCACACATGGAAGTTCCTTGTTGTTTTGGCTTGATTGAGCCGATCAAGTCTGCAATTAAGGTATCAGGCAAAGATGTCGCTTTCAAAGAGGTTGTTATAGGCATTAAAGGTGAGAGGCAGAAATGA
- a CDS encoding phosphohydrolase, producing the protein MKFQCPGAGTIRQPSPEFIRCQNCGREVEIWTDEIKTTCAKCNKTIMRQAGQSCLDWCRFARECVGEEKYNKYKKNKEETHKKSK; encoded by the coding sequence ATGAAATTCCAATGCCCAGGGGCTGGTACTATTAGGCAGCCTAGTCCTGAATTTATAAGATGTCAGAATTGCGGCAGAGAGGTTGAGATCTGGACAGATGAGATTAAGACGACTTGCGCTAAATGTAATAAGACTATTATGCGTCAAGCTGGCCAGAGTTGCCTTGATTGGTGCAGGTTCGCAAGAGAATGCGTTGGAGAAGAGAAATATAATAAATACAAAAAGAACAAAGAAGAAACTCATAAGAAAAGCAAATAG